TCTGCCCTTTCCCGCCTTGTTGGTCAGAAAAGTATAAACCTCGCCACTACTTAGACAGGTCTCATCAATACTTAGATTCTCTCCTATGTTGTCTTCAAACAATAGCCAGTCTTGAGCATGATCTAACTGATCCCAGCTACGATAATCACTGAGATGTTCCTTGTACTGTGTGGATAACAGCTTGCCATTTACGCCATAGTGAGCACCGATACTTGCGATGCTCTCTGCAGTGGACTCAATTCTATTCTTTTAAAAAAGAAACGAACTCGGGGGATAGTTTACTGCCCTCAGCCGTCAAATCATCATATGAATAAGTAAATATCTCTCCGTTGGAACTGTCACGCCATTTGCGACGGCGAACATGGAGGTAAACTGCTTTGCCACGAAGGGGGAAGTCCTGAATAACACGCTCGCTGGTAAAACCATAACTGCTTACGGTGCCTAACTTATGGTCTGACTTTTCCATAAAATTACGCTCGTCAAGCCAAAAATCAAACTGAGAAACACTCTCTTGAATATCGACCACATCAAAGTAGTCGGCAAGTACATCTGGAAAGATGCAACGTAATAATTGGTGACTCTTCATGATGCAAAGGTAATAAATACTTATGAAATTATGTGCTTAAGAGGGTAGACTTGCAACTGGGTTTTAGGACTGACCCGTAAGTTTTTGATATAGGTGAATCATCAAAATCTTTGGCGTGGTGGATATTTAGTAGGTTAGAATTGTCTGCCTAATATTTGTCCATCACGTTTGTATTTATATTTGAGCTAATCCCCAATTATCTTTTTGTTTTAGTTTGCTGTCATATTTAACACTCTTGGTACTGTGTTTATTATCAGTACTTTATAACCAATAATAGAGTGATAGGAATGACAGCAAACTTTTATTTTATAATGTTGTCTTGTTAACCCCCACTTTCATATCTCTAATTTGTAGAACAGTACAATGTTAATAAAACGCTGTTTATTAATGAATGAGAGCTATAATACGAACTTATAAGTTGCGTGTTAATGCTCAGCACTTGTGGTGTTAATTCCCAGCACATATTGTGCGGATGCTTAGCACCAATGGTGCGGAGGGTAAACTCCCTATGCAAATGGCTCTTTGTGATAGGGAGTAGCTTATAGAATAACCTGTGTTTTCAGTGAAACTGAAGGGTAATTATTATGGATGTTATTACCAGTTAATTCCAAATCCTATACTTGCAAAGACGATAGTTCTGTCTTTGTAGAGATTTATTCGTGAGTTATAGTGGCGGACGCCCAATCCGAATCTTGGCTTGATTTTACAGGTTCCTAAGTCGGTGAACGCCATTGCCTCGTAGTAGTCATATTTCCAATCACTATTTTTTCGTTTCATATTACTGCCATATCCGATTTGTGCACCAATATTACAATTCTCTGTGTGATAGACTACGTAGCCAAGATTTAAGCCCACAATGTGACTATGAGCATAGTCTTTTACACCATTTTCTTTAAAGAGAGCAATAGCGTTCTCATATCTAAGGTCTGCATATAGGTTATCGGTAATATTATAACCTAAGTCGCAACAGAGTTCGTAGGGCTTAAACTGTTTTGAAAGTCCTGTCCCTTGAACCTGCATTAAGGTCCTAAATGTCCCTTTCTGTGAGAATGCTGCTATTGGAATTAGTAATAGGAAAAGAAGAATAAGTCTTTGTCTCGTTTTCGAAACAAGGAAGTCTACGTAAGATAGTTTTCTCATTGTAACTGGATTTAATTAAATAATTAATACTTGTTACAAAAATAGAAAATATAATGTTTCGTGTCAAGTCTTTAAGAGATGTAGCCTGAAAGATTATTTAATTTTAACGCAGTTCGAATGTTGATAGGTAAGTGGGTCGTAGATTAGATAGGTTTGCATGTGAGTTAATTTGCTGTCATTCCTGTCACTCTCTATGAGTTCTTAAATACTTAATATATAGGATTTTAATGAGAAATGTTAAAATGATAGCAAATGAAATTATACTTCTACTTGGGTTAAAGCTTAACTCTTTGATAGTATTATGATATAACGAAGGACACTCCCAACGAATGATTTATTTAGAAGATGGTGTTTCGAATTCGTAATTAACCTTTATGGCTTTGTCTCGTGACAGTTGTCCAGGGTTGGTTCCTGGTTCTCCTTCTGGTACTTCACGATGATAGAAGGCATAGAATTGAGTCCACGCATCTAAGATTTTTCCGTTGTTATCGTGGAAGGACATAGGGATTGTTGAGAAAATAGGTAAGCCGTGATGATCGACAAATGATTTCTGAATCAATTCGCTACAATAGATTTCTTTGTCATCCGGCATGTAGAAACGATCGTATGGTCGACCAAGGTAGCTTAATGCTTGTTTCATAGAAGTATTCATGTCACAGTCAACGATGACTCTGCCTACTGCAATGAGTGGCTTTCCTTCTTTTCCTTTGGCACGATTGAGGAAGTTGGTAAGAGGAGTAAGTGACACCGCTTTGCCGTAGGCTTCTAAAGCATAATCGGCACTATCCGTATGATGGAAGATTGCCACGTGGTCAATCTTTAATCCATTAATACCTTGCGTCGCATCTGTGATAGGGTTGCTTGTTTCCTTCACAACGAACATGAGGTCACCTTCATGCAAGTTACGTAACGATATGTCCTCATCTTGGAAGGAGTCAGTAGAGCAGCTGACTAAGAGAATAAGGCACAGTAAGAGAAGGTTTGATGGGATTCTTTTTAGTTTCATGATAATTTATTTTTATGTACGTGTTATGTTTAAGTTTCGTCGGGAGTGTTCTTATAGGTAAATAAAAAGCGACTACCTTTTGGAGGATAGTCGCCTTTTGTGTTTTATGTTAGAACTCTGCGTTCTTTGGAGTACGTGCGAATGGGATTACGTCACGGATGTTTTGCATACCAGTAACGAAGAGGATGAGACGCTCGAAGCCGAGACCGAAACCACCATGTGGGCAGGTTCCGTACTTACGAGTGTCAAGATACCAATCGTAAATGTCACGTTTCATACCGCGGCTTTCAATCTCTTCAACCAGCTTCTCGTAGTTTTCCTCACGGACAGAACCACCGATAATCTCACCGATACGTGGGAAGAGTACGTCAGTTCCCTGCATTGTCTTACCGTCTTCGTTCTTCTTCATGTAGAACGACTTGATTTCACTTGGATAATCGGTCATGATAACAGGGCGCTTGAAATGTTCCTCAACGAGGTAACGCTCGTGTTCACTGCTGAGGTCCATACCCCAGTGAGTGATAGGGAACTCAAACTTCACACCGTCAGCAGCAGCTTTCTGAAGAATCTCGAAACCTTCTGTGTAAGTAAGGCGAGCGAAGTCTTCCTTCAATACACCCTCCAGACGAGCGATAAGCTCCTTATCAATCATCTTGTTGAGGAACTCAAGGTCGTCCTTACAGTGCTCCAAAGCCCAACGAACGCAGTACTTAATGAAGTCTTCCTCAAGATCCATCAGTTCGTCCTTGTCGATGAAGGCAACCTCAGGCTCAACCATCCAGAACTCAGCCAAGTGGCGTGGAGTATTTGAATTCTCAGCGCGGAAGGTAGGACCGAAGGTGTAGATAGCACCGAGTGCAGTAGCACCTAACTCACCTTCTAACTGTCCAGATACGGTAAGGTTAGTACGCTTACCGAAGAAGTCAGCACTATAATCAACCTCGCCACCCTTTGCAACGCGATCAAGGTCGAGTGTAGTCACCTGGAACATATTACCAGCACCCTCAGCATCACTACCTGTAATCAGTGGAGTATGGAAATAATAGAAACCATGCTCATGGAAATACTGATGGATAGCGATTGCCATATTGTGACGAATACGGAATACAGCACCGAAGGTATTGGTACGAAGACGCATGTGACCATACTTGCGCATGTACTCAAAACTCTGTCCCTTCTTCTGCATAGGGTAGTCGCTTGGGCAGAGACCGTAGATTTCAATCTCCTTACACTGAATCTCTGAGGTCTGACCAGCACCCTGACTCTCTACGAGCGTACCAACAACGCTGATACAAGCACCCGTTGTGATGCTCTTCAGCTTGTCTTCGTCAATAGTCGAAGGGTCAACAACAACCTGGATGTTCTTAATCGTAGAAC
The Prevotella melaninogenica DNA segment above includes these coding regions:
- a CDS encoding ISAon1 family transposase N-terminal region protein; amino-acid sequence: MKSHQLLRCIFPDVLADYFDVVDIQESVSQFDFWLDERNFMEKSDHKLGTVSSYGFTSERVIQDFPLRGKAVYLHVRRRKWRDSSNGEIFTYSYDDLTAEGSKLSPEFVSFLKE
- a CDS encoding YiiX/YebB-like N1pC/P60 family cysteine hydrolase; this encodes MKLKRIPSNLLLLCLILLVSCSTDSFQDEDISLRNLHEGDLMFVVKETSNPITDATQGINGLKIDHVAIFHHTDSADYALEAYGKAVSLTPLTNFLNRAKGKEGKPLIAVGRVIVDCDMNTSMKQALSYLGRPYDRFYMPDDKEIYCSELIQKSFVDHHGLPIFSTIPMSFHDNNGKILDAWTQFYAFYHREVPEGEPGTNPGQLSRDKAIKVNYEFETPSSK
- the asnS gene encoding asparagine--tRNA ligase gives rise to the protein MKKTKVVDALACTDFGKDINVKGWVRSHRSSKAVDFIALNDGSTIKNIQVVVDPSTIDEDKLKSITTGACISVVGTLVESQGAGQTSEIQCKEIEIYGLCPSDYPMQKKGQSFEYMRKYGHMRLRTNTFGAVFRIRHNMAIAIHQYFHEHGFYYFHTPLITGSDAEGAGNMFQVTTLDLDRVAKGGEVDYSADFFGKRTNLTVSGQLEGELGATALGAIYTFGPTFRAENSNTPRHLAEFWMVEPEVAFIDKDELMDLEEDFIKYCVRWALEHCKDDLEFLNKMIDKELIARLEGVLKEDFARLTYTEGFEILQKAAADGVKFEFPITHWGMDLSSEHERYLVEEHFKRPVIMTDYPSEIKSFYMKKNEDGKTMQGTDVLFPRIGEIIGGSVREENYEKLVEEIESRGMKRDIYDWYLDTRKYGTCPHGGFGLGFERLILFVTGMQNIRDVIPFARTPKNAEF